One Ricinus communis isolate WT05 ecotype wild-type chromosome 7, ASM1957865v1, whole genome shotgun sequence genomic region harbors:
- the LOC8283395 gene encoding protein PHLOEM PROTEIN 2-LIKE A10 translates to MDLQLVKKSVLDYTQKKKRWVAMLGAIGFTSYALYRTYHLPSIAQKRKRISKLLGALISVAEVISDSAETIGVISKDLRDFLQSESDQVPNSFKQICKVTRSSEFSGSVISLTQALTLGILRGYQSSARINHDANANPNSSFLDDVFDKLSTPAGSGLVSVVVGSFARNLVMALYQEGNSSGGENSISEFNAADTNDSAGLEMTAVTKWVDVVCGNKCKELIGDCIQLFVSTAVAVYLDKTMHINTYDEIFAGLTNPKHEKQVTDVMVSVCNGAIQTLVKTSHEVLTNADSGANSRSASPVLAIDQGGGVSERELNGEEEAFYNEPNRRKSFDEAEDGGWVGKVSSTLAVPSNRRLVLDVTGRITFETVRSFLEFLVEKLYGGLKSCADIVHEAVVDSGLGIVRYVTAKSSVIVTVCLSLCLHILDGAWVMVPA, encoded by the coding sequence ATGGACTTGCAGTTGGTGAAAAAGAGCGTTCTTGATTATactcagaaaaagaaaagatgggtTGCTATGTTGGGAGCTATTGGTTTCACTAGTTATGCTCTTTATAGGACTTATCACTTACCTTCAATAgctcagaaaagaaaaagaatttctaagCTTTTAGGTGCTTTAATATCTGTCGCTGAAGTTATTTCTGATTCTGCTGAAACAATTGGAGTCATCTCTAAGGATTTGAGAGATTTTCTTCAATCAGAATCTGACCAAGTTCCCAATAGTTTCAAGCAAATTTGTAAAGTTACAAGGTCTTCTGAGTTTTCTGGATCAGTAATTAGCCTTACTCAAGCCTTAACCTTGGGAATTTTGCGCGGTTATCAATCCAGTGCAAGAATTAATCATGATGCCAATGCCAATCCCAATTCGAGTTTCTTGGATGATGTTTTTGATAAGCTTTCAACTCCTGCAGGGTCTGGTCTTGTTTCTGTTGTTGTTGGAAGCTTTGCTAGGAACTTGGTGATGGCTCTGTATCAAGAAGGGAATTCTAGTGGAGGGGAGAATTCAATTTCAGAATTCAATGCTGCTGATACTAATGATTCTGCTGGTTTGGAAATGACTGCTGTTACGAAATGGGTCGATGTTGTATGTGGCAATAAGTGTAAAGAGCTTATTGGTGATTGTATTCAGTTATTTGTCAGCACAGCTGTTGCTGTTTATCTTGACAAGACTATGCATATCAACACTTATGATGAAATATTTGCAGGATTGACTAATCCCAAGCATGAAAAGCAAGTGACAGATGTCATGGTATCAGTCTGTAATGGTGCAATACAGACTCTTGTCAAGACATCTCATGAAGTTTTAACAAATGCTGATTCGGGAGCCAATTCAAGATCCGCTTCTCCTGTCTTGGCTATTGATCAAGGAGGAGGTGTATCAGAGAGAGAATTAAACGGGGAAGAAGAAGCATTTTATAATGAACCAAATAGAAGGAAGTCATTCGATGAAGCTGAGGATGGTGGCTGGGTTGGTAAAGTATCATCAACTTTAGCAGTACCAAGCAATAGGAGGCTTGTTCTTGATGTGACTGGGAGGATTACATTTGAGACTGTTAGATCTTTCttggaatttttggtggagaAGCTTTATGGTGGCTTGAAAAGCTGTGCTGATATTGTTCATGAAGCTGTTGTTGACAGTGGCCTAGGAATTGTGAGATATGTTACTGCAAAATCCTCTGTAATTGTAACTGTATGTCTTTCTTTGTGCTTGCACATATTGGATGGTGCTTGGGTTATGGTGCCAGCCTAA